The window GGAGAATGCTCTAGCAATTTTTTATAAAGTTCAACGGCAGCGCCGCCTAATTTTCCATCCTTACTAATATCGGTACAAAGGAAACGAAAGAAGCCTAACGCCAAACATTTATCAACATAATCCATTAGTTTTATCGGAGAGCTTTCCATCCAACCGGAATATTTAATCACTTCATCTAAAACATCAATGGCAATAACAATTCTATTTGCATAGCTGTCTTTTTTTGCAAAAGCTTCACTTAATTCTTGTAAAAAATCTGGATTAGTAATGGCTTGTGTACCCACAATTACTCGATGAATTCCAGCATCTAGGAGATTAGTAACCTGTTCAATTGTACGAATTCCTCCACCATACTGCACTTTCATTTCGGTCTTCTTTATAATTTCGAATAAAGATTTTTGATTACTAAAATCACCTTTAGCACCATTTAAATCAATAATATGGATGAAATCAGTACCATTTGATCGGTACTTTTCTATCATTTCTGCGATAGAAACATCATATTCCGTTTTTTGATTGTAATCACCTTCACGCAGGCGAACAACCTTACCATCCAAAATATCAATAGCAGGTATTATGTACATTTTATAAACTTAGGTTTGAAAAATTTTTTAATATTTGTTCTCCAGCTTTACCTGATTTTTCAGGGTGGAACTGAACGCCGTAAAAATTATCTTTTTGTATTGCTGCCGA is drawn from Pedobacter mucosus and contains these coding sequences:
- the hisA gene encoding 1-(5-phosphoribosyl)-5-[(5-phosphoribosylamino)methylideneamino]imidazole-4-carboxamide isomerase; amino-acid sequence: MYIIPAIDILDGKVVRLREGDYNQKTEYDVSIAEMIEKYRSNGTDFIHIIDLNGAKGDFSNQKSLFEIIKKTEMKVQYGGGIRTIEQVTNLLDAGIHRVIVGTQAITNPDFLQELSEAFAKKDSYANRIVIAIDVLDEVIKYSGWMESSPIKLMDYVDKCLALGFFRFLCTDISKDGKLGGAAVELYKKLLEHSPMIKLIASGGVSSMEDIYELAKYPIRSVVVGKAIYEDRITIEEIKDWNLKALSSI